The nucleotide window CGGGAGCGGCTGAGGCGGGAGGTCGAATCGCTGCGGTCGGCTCTCGGACCGAGCGCCGCGTCGCCGGGCATCGTCGCCGCCTCCGACGCGATGCAGGCCGCGCTCGACGTGGTGGCCAAGGTCGCGCCGCACACGACGACCGTGCTCATCACGGGGCCGAGCGGGACGGGCAAGGAGGTGCTCGCCCGCGAGCTGCACCGCCTGTCCCCGCGGGCGGAGCGGTCGTTCGTCGCCGTCAACTGCGCGGCCATCCCCGAGGCGCTGCTCGAGTCCGAGCTGTTCGGGCACGTGCGCGGGGCCTTCACCGGCGCGGTCGGCGATCACCGGGGACTGTTCGAGGAAGCGTCGGGCGGCACGCTGTTCCTGGACGAGATCGGCGACCTGCCCACCGGCCTGCAGGCGAAGCTGCTGCGCGTGCTCCAGGACGGCCAGATCCGGCGGGTCGGCGACCGCGCCGAGCGCCGGGTGGACGTCCGGGTGGTGACCGCCACGGCACGCGACCTCGAGGCGGACGTGGCGGACGGGCGGTTCCGCGAAGACCTCTATTATCGGCTCAACGTCGTGGCCATCCGGTTGCCGCCCCTCAGCGAGCGCCCGGAGGACGTCCCGCCGCTGATCGACAACCTGCTGGCACGGCACTGCGGCCGGCTGGGCCGGAGCGCCCCGGAGATCGAGCCGGACGCCCTGCGCACGCTGCTGGACTACTCCTGGCCGGGCAACGTGCGCGAGCTGTCCAACGCCCTCGAGCGCGCGCTGGTGATCGCCCGCGGCGGCGTGATCCGCCGCGCGGACCTGCCTCCGGCCGTCGTCGGCGGGGAGCCGCGGCGGCCGGCCGGGCGCCCGGCTGTCGCGTCCGATCTGTCGCTCCGGGCGCGCCAGGGCCAGCTCCAGGGCGAGGTGATCCGCGAAGCGCTGCGGCGCTGCGACGGCAACCGCCGGAAGGCCGCCGCCCTCCTCGGCGTCTCGGTGCGCACGCTGTTCTACAAGCTCAAGGAGCTCGGCATCACCGAGGGCTGATCGGCGGCGCGCGTTCGAGCGCGCCGCGCCACGATGGACGGGTGACGGTCGCCGCGTGTCACACCGCATCCTTGGCGCGTGAGCCGCACCCGGGGCTTCCTGCTGATCGAGGTGGTCGTCGCCGTCCTGATGGTGACGGTGGGCCTCATCGCGCTCGCCGCCACGGCCGGTGCCGTGGCGCGGATGGCGGGGCAGGGCCAGCGACGGGGCGGCGCCGGGATCGCCGCCGCTTCGCGACTCGAGGTGCTGCGCAGCGGCGGCTGCGCGTCGCTGGCCGGCGGCCGGGACTCCGCCGGTGCGTACCTGCTGCAATGGACCGTCACCACGCAGGGCGCCGTGCGCACCATCCAACTCGCCGTCGGCTACCCGGATGGACGGGACGTGCGCTCCGACCGGTTCGAGGCCGTCGAGTGGTGTCCATGAGCGCGCTGCGCGGCCGCGAGGTGGGCGTCACGCTGGTCGAGCTGCTGATTGGGCTCGTCCTGGGGGGCGTGGTCGTGGGCACGGTCGGCCGGGTCCTGCAGGACAATCAGCGCTTCTACCGATCGGAATCGCAGGTCATGGACGTCGAGGACGGCCTGCGCGCGGTGGCGCAGCTGCTCCCCGCCGAGCTGCGCGAGCTCGACGCGCGCGGCGGCGACCTCGTTGCCATCGGCCCGGATTCGGTCGGCATCCGCGCGACGCGGAGCCTCGCCGTGACCTGCGCGCCGGCGGACCCCGCGGCCGGGGTGGTGGTCCTCGCGGACAGCCTCACGTTCGGCTGGCGCGCGATCGATCCTTCGCGCGATCGCGCGCTCGTCTTCCGCGACGGCGATCCCGACACGGCCGACGACGACCGGTGGGTGGAGTTCGGCGTCGTGGGCGTCGGCGCCGGCCGCTGCGACGACGGAGGGCCGGGGACGTCCGTGCGCCTGGCCGGCGCGACGGCCGACCTCGACGGCGTGCCACCCGGCTCGCCGGTTCGGACCTACGAGCGCGTGGTGTACCGCAGCTACACCGACGACCAGGGGCAGGCCTGGCTGGGTGAGCGCGGCTACGGCGGGGGCGCCTGGTCGTCGCTGTCGCCCGTGGCGGGACCGCTGCGGCGGGTCGGCGGACTGTCGTTCACCTTCTACGATTCCGCCGGAGCGCCCGCCGCGGACCCCGGCGCCGTCGCCCGCATCGGCATCACGGTCCGCGGGCTGAGCGCCACCCCGATCGAAATCCCGGGCCGCACCACGTCGGGCCGGCAGTACGAGGATTCGGTCGCGGTGCAGGTCGCCCTGCGAAACAACTAGGATGCCCGTGACGAGCCACCCCCCGTCCGGCAGCCGCGGTTTCGCCCTGGCGGTGTCGCTGTTCGCACTCGTGCTGCTCGGGGCCCTGGTCGCGGGAGCGTTCTTCTCGGCCCGCCAGGCCATGCGCCTCGGGACGAACGTGCGGGACAGCCAGCGGGCGCTGGCCGCCGCGGAGGCCGGTCTCGCCGCAGCGCTCGGCGGATGGAGATCCGCCGCCTTCGGCGCGCTCCCTCCGGGCCGCTCGTCCGTCTTCTCCGGCATGCTGCCCGGTGGCACGGGGTCGTATGCCGGGACCGTCCTGCGGCTCAATCGCGGGCTGTTCCTCGTCCGATCCACCGGAACGGATGCCGGCGGCGTCTCCCGGCGAACGGTGGCGTGGCTGGTCCGCCCCGCGCCGGCGGCTCTCGCCGTCGCTGCGGCGCTGACCGTGACGGAGGGGCTCGAGCTGGGCAGCGGAATCGCCGTCGACGGAGAAGACCAGACGGTGGGACCGGGTTGCGCGGCGGCCGGCGGCGCGATGCCGGGCATCCTCGTCGCGGGTGCGACGCGGGTCCTGTTCACCGGTTGCGCCGACTCCTCGTGCGTTCGCGGCAGTCCCCCCTTCCGCGTCGCGAGCGCGGGGGAAGACTCCGCGGCGCGCGCGGCCGCGGACGGAGCGTGGGCGACGCTGGGGGCGGCGGCGGTCAAGGTGTACGAGGCGGGCGACTTGCCCCTCGAGCACCCGCAGCCGGTGGGAACGGCGACGGCCTGCGATACGGCGGTGCGCGAGAATTGGGGAGGGGCCTCCGTGCCGGGCTGCGCGCACTACTATCCGATCGTCCTGGCGCGGGGGAGCCTGCGCCTGGTGGGAGGCAGCGGACAAGGCATCCTGCTGGTGACGGGCGATTTGAGCGTCGACGGGGGCTTCATCTTCGAGGGCCCCGTCGTCGTTGGCGGGAGGCTCGTGGTCGAGGGCTCCGGCGGGCACTTCCTGGGCGGCGTCAGGGCGAGGAGCGCCACTCTCACGCCATCGGCGGCGGGGAGCGCAGAGCTGGTGTTTTCGCGCTGCGCGCTGGCCAACGCCCTTCTCTCGAACGCGCCGGCAAATCCCCTGGCCGAGCGCTCCTTTTCCGAGCTGTACTAGGGGCACGCTCGGTGTAAGTCGCTGATTGGGCGGTATTTCGGCTTCCTGGCTTCAAGTATCTTGACAAACTCCGTGGCCGGACGCTATCGTAGAGCGCCTTCTGGCCCTATTTTCGTCTATCTTCTTGCACCCTAAACGGATATGGCACCCTTCGGTCGAAAGAAGCGGACGGTGGGCCTCGACATCGGCAGCGGGCTGATCAAGCTCGTCGTCATCGAGCACGGCAAGGCCCAACCGGAACTGGTCAAGGTGGCAATCACGCCGGTCTTGGCGGATGCGATCGTCGAGGGCGAGGTGATGGACCCTGGGATCGTGGCGGATGCGGTCCGGGGTCTGTTCGTCACGGCCGCCATCAAGCAGAAGGCCGTGGTGACGGCCGTGGGTGGCCGCGACGTGATCGTCAAGAAGATCCAGATGGACCGGATGAAGGAGTCGGACGCGCGCGAGGTGATCCGCTGGGAGGCGGAACAGCACGTGCCGTTCGACATGGAGAACGTGGAGCTCGATTTCCAGATTCTGGATCCCGAGGGCGAAGGGCTCCAGATGAACGTGCTGCTGGTCGCGGCCAAGCGGGAGCTGGTGGAGAACAAGGTGTCGCTGCTGACGGACGCCGGGCTCACGCCGGACATCATCGACGTCGACGCCTTCGCCCTGCACAACGCGTTCGAGCTCAATTATCCGGACGAGCAGGCCGGCATGGTGGGGCTGCTCAACATCGGTCACGAAGTGACGAACATCAACATCCTCGAAGACGGCGTTCCGATTCTGACCCGGGATCTCGCGATCGGGACCCGCCGGTTCCGCGAGGACCTGCAGCGGGAGCGGGGCATGGGGGCGGAGGAAGCGGACGCGCTGCTGCAGGCGCGGGACCGCAACCCGGCGGTGGATCCGTACGTGGAGACGCGCGGCGAGGAGATGGCGGTCGGCATCGAGCGGGCGGCCGCGTTCCTCCAGACGGCGAGCCGCAGCGGCGTGGCGATGGGTCGGATTTACATGTCGGGCGGCGGGGCGCGCATTCCGGGCCTGGGCGAGGTGCTGGCCGACCGCCTGCGGGTGCCGGTCGAGAAGGCCGACCCCATCAAGAACGTCACGGTGCGGGAAGGCGTCTTCGACACCCTCCCGGTCGAGGAAGTCGGGCCCCTGCTGATGTTGCCGGTGGGTCTGGCCCTTCGGGCCGCATAGGACACGGACGAGCGACGCCATGATTGCGATCAATCTTCTTCCGGGCGCGAAGCGGAAGCGGGCCAAGGGTGGCGGCATCGCGCTGCCGAACGTCGGCGCCATGCTGGCGGCGGTCAAGGACCCGTGGCTGGTGGCCGCGATCGCGGCCTGGGTCGTGGTGGGCGGGCTCGGCACGCCGCTGTACCTGCGGCGCCAGTCGCAGGTCCGTGCGCTCGAGCCCAGGCTCCAGACCGCCAAGCGCGACAGCGTCACCTACGCGGGCATCCTGAACCGCCGGCACCGCATGGAGCAGACGCGCGACTCCCTGCTGGCGGAGATGCAGTACATCCGGGACATCGACCGCGATCGCTACGTCTGGCCGCACATCCTGGATGCGGTGGCCAAGGCGCTGCCAGACTACACCTGGCTCGACGACCTTTCCGGCCGGACGGCGGAAGGCGACACGGCCGTCGGCGGCGGCGCGTCGTTCACCGTCCAGGGGAAGACCGCCGGCGAGGCGCAGGCGGTCACCCGCTTCATGCGCAACCTGGAGGAGTCGCCGTTCGTCGAGGGCGTGACGCTCGTCTCGAGCGCGATGGTGACCGAGCAGGGGCGGGACGTCACCAGCTTCACGCTCAACGCGCACTACCAGATGCCGTCCCCTTCGATCCTGGCGATGGAGCCGCTGGCCGCGTCGATCGTGCAAGGCGTGCGTTCCGGCGGCGGCACGAGGCGATAGCTCATGGCCCTCATTCCGCAGGATCGGCGCGGCCAGACCCTCCTCCTGGTGACGGTGGTGGCCCTGGTCGTCGGCTACTTCGGGTGGTCGGGGCTGTCGCTGGCGGGCCTGCGCGGGATCGGCCCGATGGGCGTGCGCCGCGACTCGCTCCAGACCGAGCTCGACTCCCTCATCGCCCAGGTCGACCGCGCCAAGCGGGACGTGGCGCAGGGCGCGCTCACCGAGATGGAGCGGCGGCTCGGGGAGTTCCAGACCAGCCTGAACCTCATGCGCCAGCTGGTCCCGACGTCGTCGGAGGTGCCGAACCTCCTGGACGACATCGCCAGCCGCGCCAAGATGCGCGGGGCGACCTTCGCGGGCTTCACGCCGCAGACCGTGGAGTCGGGTTCGCCGTTCGACATCCAGCGCTACCGCCTGTCGGCGACGGGGCAGTACGACCAGGTCTCGGAGTTCCTCACGGACATCGCGAGCCTGCCGCGGATCATCGTCCCGTACGATGTGCACTTCCAACGGGTCCAGGGACCGGTCGCCGACACCAGCAAGACCCAGGCGCTGCTGCAGGCGACGTTCGCCGTCCGTACGTACGTGAAGCCGTTGGCGGCGGGTGACTCGACCGGTGCGCCGCCGCCGGCGCCGCGAGGTGGCGATGACTAGCCGGAGGTGGTGCCTCGGCGTGGCCGCGCTGGCGTTGCTCGGCCCGGTGGCGGCGCGCGCCCAGCGGGCGCCGGCCGCCAGGGCCGGTGCGGCCGCGCCGGGCCGGCCGAGCGTGCGCCGCGACACGTCGCTGGTGGGCATCGACACCACCGGCGGCAGGGTGGAGTACCGCCGCGAGGTCTATCACTACAGCGGCGGCTCCCGCGATCCGTTCCTGACGCTCATCAGCTCGAGCGACGTGCGCCCGACGCTCGCGGACCTGCGGCTGGTGTCCGTCATCTACGACCCGCACTACGGCCGCAGCGTGGCCGTGGTTCGCGAGGCGCCGGGCGACAAGATCCACCGCCTGAAGCGCGGCGACACCGTCGGCCGGCTGCGGGTGCTCCAGATCCGCCAGTACGAGGTCGTCTTCCAGATCGAGGAGTTCGGGTTCGAGCGTCAGGAAGTGCTGTCGCTCCAAAGGCAAGCGGAGGCCAATCCATGAAGCGAGCCCTCATCATCGCGTGCGTCGGCCTGGCCCTTGGGGCCGCCGCCGCGTCACGGCTCGCCGCCGTGCCCGCAACCCCGCCGCCCCATGCGGGACCGGGCGACGTGACGGCCGTGAGCGTGCTGCCGAGCCCGGGGCGGGCGGAGGTGGCGATCGACGTGCAGGGCGTCGTGCACGTCTCGGATTTCGTGCTGCGCGAGCCGGCCCGGCTGGTGCTGGACCTGGTGGGCGCGCACCTCGTGGCGCCGACGATCCAGTACGACGGCGTCGCCCGCGGCGGGATCCGGGACGTCCGCTACTCGCAGTTCCGCTCCGACGTCGTGCGCGTCGTGGTCGAGCTGGACCAGGCGCGCGACTACCAGGTGCGCCAGGACAGCGCCGGGGTGCACGTGACCTTCGCGGCGAGCCAGGCGTTCGCCGCCTGGTCGAGCGACGGCGCGCGCAACGCGGCCGCCGCGCTGCCCGCGGCCATTCCCGCGCATGCGCCGGCGGCTCCGGCCGCGGTCGCGCCCGCGCCGGCCGCGACGGCCGACGTCGAGAACGCCGTGCTGCGCAGCCAGCTCCGCTCGCCCTCGCAGCAGCCGCGCATCAGCGTGACCTTCGACCGCGCGAGCATCCAGGAAGTCATCGCCAACTTCGCGACCTTCTCCGGCCGCTCCATCATCGCCGGCAAGGACATCTCCGGCACGGTCACGGCCGAAATCAAGGACCAGCCCTGGGACCTGGCGTTCAACGCGGTGCTCGCCGGCCAGGGCCTGGCCGCCACCGAGCTGCCGGGCGGCATCATCCGGGTGGACAGCCGGGCCAACCTCGCGGCGCAGGATTCCCTCGAAGGCACCGCGACGACCATCGTGCACGTCAACTACGCCCGGGCGTCCGTGCTCGCACCGTCGGTCGCGCCGATGCTGTCGCGGCGCGGCAAGGTGGCGCCGGACACGACCACCAACTCGCTGATCGTCACCGACATCGCCTCGCAGATCGACACCATCGCGGCGTTCATCCGCGCGCTGGACCAGCGCACCCCGCAGGTGGCCATCCAGGCGAAGATCATCTTCGTGGACCGGACCGAGCTCGAAGAGATCGGGATGCGCTACGACCTCGGGACGTCCAGCCAGTTCTTCAACACCCTGATCGCGCGGCCGAACCCGCAGGACACGACGGGCAACACGCCCTACGACCCCACCCGTACGCCGCTGGTGGTGAACATCGGCGGTAACGCGGTGGCGGCGGTCGCCAACGCCTCGGCGCAGTTCGAGCAGAATCCGGCGCTGCGGCTCGTGTACTCGACGGTGATCGGCAACTTCGCGCTGTCGAGCTTCCTCGAGGCGCTGCAGTCGGTCCAGCTCTCGGACATCCAGGCCGAGCCGCAGGTCACGGTCGCCGACAACCGCCAGGCCGACCTGTTCGTCGGCGAGCGCACGCCGATCCGCCAGATCGACGTCGCGAGCGCCGGTGCGACGGCGACCGGCGGCGCGGTGGCGCGGGCCACCACCCAGCTGCAGCCCACCGGCATCCGGCTGACCGTCACGCCGCACGTGGTGGCGGGCACCCGCGAGGTGCTGATGGAGCTGCACGCCGAGAACTCGTCCCTTCAGGCGTCCACCATCGCCGAGGCCGGATTCGTCTTCGCGTCGCAGGAGGGCACGACCCAGCTGCTGGTGCGGGACGGCGAGACCGCGGTCATCGGCGGCCTGACCGTGACCAACATCACGGTGGCCAACCAGGGCATCCCGTTCCTGGTGGACCTGCCGGTCCTCGGCCGGCTGTTCGGCTTCCGGACCAGCCAGGAGGAGCGGCGCGACCTGCTGATTCTCGTGACCCCACACATCATCGACGATCTGGGCTCCGGTGCACCCGACAACCGCTAGTTCCGTGCTGCGCCTCGTGGCGCGAGCGGCAGCCCTCGCGGGCTGCGTCTTCGCTGTGGCCGTATGCGGCGAACAGGGCCGTTTCCCGACTTCGAGCGGCGGAGGCGGCGGGGGTGGCGGGGGCGGGGGCGGGGGCGGCGGGACCGCCGGCGCGGGCGCGGTGACGATTCAGCAGCCGTCCAAGGCGGCGACGGTGCCGGTGTCGGTCGGGGACAGCGTCTTCGTCCAGGTGAAGCTGAGCGACACGCACGGCATCACCGGCCTGGTGCTGACCGGCACCAGCGTCCGCGGCTCCGTGAACCTCGGCACCGACACCACGGTGACGCGGTTCACCTCCCGCTCGGTGACGCTCGCCAAGCCCACCGATACGACGATCACGCGCTACCTGCGCGCGGTGCTGACCGATTCCACGTCCGAATTCGTGACCATCACGGCGACGGCCGTCGACGCGGCCAACGACACCAGCTTCGACACGTCCGTGGTGCGGGTCGTCAACGGTCCCCGGGTTTCCGTGCTGCAGCCCGCGGCAGGCGCCGTCACCGCGGTCGGCAAGTCGGTGACCGTCCAGGTCCGCGGCATCCACCCCATCGGCGTCAAGGTCCTGGGGTGGCGCGCGACCGGCGTCGTGACGCAGAACGACTCGACGATCTTCGCGCCCGTGAACGGGGCGCTGGCCGACACGGAGACGTTCACCAGCACGCTCTCGATTCCGGCCGGCACGGCGGTGGGCAACGTCGTGATCGTGCCGTTCGCGACCGACTCGCTGAACGACCCGTCCGGCGTGTCGCCGGGCGTCACGGTCGCGGTCCAGACCGTGGTGGGCGACACGGTGGCGCCACTGGTGCAAGACACGATGCCGCTGCGGGTCGAGGTGGGCGACAGCCTCACCGTGACCGCCACGGACCCGAGTGGGATCACCAAGGTCGGGTTCCTGGTCCGCGACACGGCGGGCACGATCCTGCACGGCGATTCGGTGATCTTCGCCGGCGCCAGCACCAATGTGACGCAGCGGTTCCGGCTCGGGCTGGACACCCTCACGACCTTCCCGCGCATCGTGACCGTCGAGGCGTTCGGCGTCGACGGCGCGTCGCCGGGGAATCGCGGCGGCTCCAGCTTCACCAGCACGCCCAAGAAGTCGCCCGCCGCGGACAAGGACACCCTGACCGTCGTAGCCGGCACCACGATCTCGCTGCCGCAGGGCGGGCAGTTCGGCGACGCGGTCATCGACCACAACAACGTGGGCGGGAACGGCCCGGTCCTGCTGCTGACCAACACCCTGCTCAACCAGGTGGAGGTGTTCCGCCTCAACACCAACACGTTCGCGGCGCCGATCCGGGTGGGCTCGCAGCCCGTCGGCATCGCGCTGTGGCCGCGCGACACGCTCGGTGACAACGCCGACACGGTCATCGTCGCCAACTCGGGCGGGACCAACCTGTCGGTCGTGGACCTCGTGGCCGGCTCGGAGGTGCAGCGGCACCGGCTGGCCGACTACGTCGTCCAGACGGTGAAGACCGCCCCGACGGCCGCCGGCGGCATCGAGATCCTGACCACCGACTACGACCTCGCGGACCGCCCGCAGTACCTCGGGGCGGTGTGCCGCCACCTGGCCGGCGCCGCGTGCGACACCGTGTACGCCGTGTACTCGACGGCGCCCACCCCGGCGCAGCCGGGACCGTTCACCAGCCGCGGCTACCTGGCGTCGGAGAACCTGTCCGCGCCGATCACGGCGAGGAGCGGGCACCTCTTCTACGAGACGGCCTCTCCCGGCCTGGACACGCTGCAGGTCATCGCCGTCCGCGACACCCTGCCGGGCCAGCAGATCCGGGACACGATTCTCGGCGCGGGCATCGGCGAGCTGGTCGATCTGACCACGGTCGCCTTCCAGGAATCCACCTTCGTCCGCAACTCCGGCGACTTCAACCACGCCGTGATCGGCGAGGGCGGGTTCAATCAGGGCTTCGCGCGGGCGCTGTCGCTCGACGGCCGCGCGCCCATCACCAACATCAACCTGCCCCCGTGCCCCCTGAAGAATCCCACCACCGGGGCCACGATCGGGTTCTTGAACTGCACGGCGATCGTGGATCAGGGCGTCTCGCCCGGCGTGCTGGTGCGGGACTTCCTGGTCAACCGGGCCGCCCGGGTGCTGTCCGTCGCGACCAACTTCAACGGCCGGACCAGCCTGGTGCGGGCGGATTCGATCTACGCCTTCGACTACACGCTCAAGGAAACCGGTTTGCTGCCGGTGCCGAGCGGCCAGCCGGGGATGGACTTCGATCCCAACAACGCGTTCGACGCGAACACGCGCACCTCGGGAGCGCTGAACAAGAACGACCGCCTGGTGTTCGCGGCGCGGCCGGACCCGTTCATCGACGTCTTCGACACCTACTGGTATTCGCGGGTCACCACGGTCCCGATCCGGGACACCATCATCGGGCCCATCCGGGTGGCGAATTCGGGCGGCGTGCTGGTGCTGGTGGGCGTCACCACGCGCGGACTGGTCGTCGTGCGCCTGCCGAACTTCGTCAACCCGTACCCGGTGCGGCAGCAGCCGGGGGTGGCCCTGCCGCCGGTGCGCGTGATCAACACGCTGCCCCCGCGGTCGAGAGGCCGGCCGTAGCGCCGCGCCCCGCTTCGACGATCGAAGGAACGCCAGAGCCCGGCCGAGCGGTCGGGCTCGCGTTCTCTCGGGAGGGCGGCCCGTGACCGCGATCCGGTTCACTACCGCGGGAGAGTCGCACGGGCGCGCCGTCCTGGCCGTCGTCGAGGGCGTGCCGGCCGGCCTGCCGCTCCTGGCCGCCGACGTGGACGCCGAGCTCGCGCGGCGGATGCGCGGCTACGGCCGCGGCGCGAGGATGAAGATCGAGGCGGACCGGGTGCAGATCCTGGCCGGGGTGCGGGCCGGGGCGACCCTCGGCTCGCCGATCGCGCTGCTGGTCGAGAACCGGGACTTCGAGCACTGGCGGGACGTGATGGCGCCCGAGCCGTCGGCCGAACCGCCGCGGCGCCAGCTCACCCGACCCCGGCCCGGGCACGCCGACCTCGCCGGCGTGCTGAAGTACGACCGCGCCGACGCGCGCGACATCCTGGAGCGCGCATCGGCGCGGGAGACGGTGGCGCGCGTCGCGGCGGGCGCCGTGTGCCGCCGGCTGCTCGCGGAGCTCGGGGTCGAGATCGGCAGCCACGTGGTCGCCCTGGGCGGCGTCGTGGCCGCGCTACCAGGCCCGCTCCCCGCCCCGCTGGATCCGGTCGCCGACCGCTCTCCCGTGCGCTGCCTCGATCCCAAAGCCGAGCAGGCGATGGTCGCCCGGATCGACGCCGCCGCGGACGCCGGCGACACGCTGGGCGGCGTGGTGGAGGTGGTGGTCCGCGGGCTCGTGGTGGGGCTCGGAAGCCATGTGGCGTGGGACCGCCGCCTCGACGGCCGGCTGGCGGCCGCCCTGATGTCCATCCAGGCGGTGAAGGGCGTCGAGGCGGGCCTCGGCTTCGCCCTCGGCGCGCTGCCCGGGTCCCAGGCTCACGACGAGATCCTCCGCGCCGACGGCCCCGCCGCGGCCCCGAGCGGCGGCTTCGCGCGGCGCACCAATCGCGCCGGCGGTCTCGAGGGCGGGATGACGACCGGCGAGCCGCTGGTCCTGCGGGCCGCGATGAAGCCCATCTCGACGCTGATGCGCCCGCTCCAGTCGGTGGACCTGCGCAGCGGCCGGCCGGCCCCGGCGCAGAGCGAGCGCTCCGACGTCACCGCGGTTCCCGCGCTGGGCGTCATCGCGGAGGCGGCGGTGGCGCTCGTCCTCGCCGATGCCTACGTGGAGAAGTTCGGCGGCGACGCGCTCGCCGAGCTGCGTCGCAATCTCGACGGCTACCTCGCGCAGCTCGCGCGGCGTCGCGCCGGCTGGGAGCCGGTTGACTAGACGTCACGTCATCCTGGTCGGGTTGCCCGGAGCCGGGAAGACGACCGTCGGCCGGCTGGTCGCCGCGGCGCTCGGCGCGCCGTTCGTGGATCTCGACGAGGCGATCGAGCAGCGCGCGGGGAAATCCGTCGCCCGGGTGTTCGCGGAGGACGGCGAGGCCGCCTTTCGCGCGCTCGAGGCCGAGCTGGGCGGCGCCGCGCTCGCCGGCGCGCCCGCGGTGGTGGCGCCCGGCGCCGGGTTCTTCGCGCACGACGTTACGCGCGCGATGACCCGGGGGTCTGGACTGGTGGTTTACCTTGAGACCGGGCCGGAGGAGGCGGCGGCGAGACTCGGTGGGGCCGCGGGACGGCCGCTGCTCGCCGGGGGCGAGACCGGCGCGCGCATCGCGGCGCTGCTCGACGCCCGGAGTCCGAGCTACCGCCGCGCCGATCGCACCGTGGCCACCGGGGGACGCAGCCCGGACGAGGTGGCCGCCGCCGTGGTCTCGCTTGCCCGCGACCTCGCCGGCTGGTAGACTCCGCGCCCCGACGTGGCGCCGTGGGCCCGGCAGCGCCGCGGACCGCGCCGGAACCCGGCCGCGGGCCCGATGGTAGTGCCGGAGACGGATGGATGACGCGCCGGTGACGTGAGCCGGCAACGTGAGGACGATGGCCGCCAACAGCAAGCTCGTGGTCGTCGAGTCGCCCGCCAAGGCGAAGACGATCGGCAAGTATCTCGGCAAGGGCTACACGGTGAAGGCCACCGTGGGGCACATCCGGGATCTGCCCGAGCGCGAGCTGGGCGTCGACGTCGAGCACGACTTCAAGCCCACGTTCGTCACGGTCAAGGGCAAGGCCAAGGCCATCCAGGAGCTGAAGAAGGCCGCCAAGGAGGTCTCGCAGGTCCTGATCGCGACCGACCCCGACCGCGAAGGCGAGGCCATCGCCTGGCACGTGCGCCAGCAGCTCGGCGCCGACCGCGTGCGCCGCGTGCTGTTCCACGAGATCACCAAGGACGCCATCCAGCGCGCCATCACCAACACCATCAAGATCGACGAGAAGAAGGTCGAGGCGCAGCTGGCACGGCGCATCCTCGACCGGCTGGTCGGCTTCAAGGTGAGCCCGCTGCTGTGGAAGGCGCTCAAGACCGGGCTGTCGGCGGGCCGGGTGCAGACCGTCGCCCTGCGGCTGATCGTGGAGCGCGAGCAGGAGATCGCGAAGTTCGTCGCGCAGGAATACTGGAGCATCACCGCGCAGTGCGAGAAGGACGGCCAGGCATTCGACGCCGAGCTGCACAAGCTCGACGGCAAGAAGCCCGAGATCCACACCGAGGCCGAGGCCCAGACCGTCGTCGCCGCGGTGCGCGATGCCGCGTTCGTCGTCACCGACGTCAAGCGCAAGGAGCGCCGCAAGCGGCCGCCCGCCCCGTTCACCACCAGC belongs to Gemmatimonadales bacterium and includes:
- the aroC gene encoding chorismate synthase, coding for MTAIRFTTAGESHGRAVLAVVEGVPAGLPLLAADVDAELARRMRGYGRGARMKIEADRVQILAGVRAGATLGSPIALLVENRDFEHWRDVMAPEPSAEPPRRQLTRPRPGHADLAGVLKYDRADARDILERASARETVARVAAGAVCRRLLAELGVEIGSHVVALGGVVAALPGPLPAPLDPVADRSPVRCLDPKAEQAMVARIDAAADAGDTLGGVVEVVVRGLVVGLGSHVAWDRRLDGRLAAALMSIQAVKGVEAGLGFALGALPGSQAHDEILRADGPAAAPSGGFARRTNRAGGLEGGMTTGEPLVLRAAMKPISTLMRPLQSVDLRSGRPAPAQSERSDVTAVPALGVIAEAAVALVLADAYVEKFGGDALAELRRNLDGYLAQLARRRAGWEPVD
- a CDS encoding shikimate kinase, translating into MTRRHVILVGLPGAGKTTVGRLVAAALGAPFVDLDEAIEQRAGKSVARVFAEDGEAAFRALEAELGGAALAGAPAVVAPGAGFFAHDVTRAMTRGSGLVVYLETGPEEAAARLGGAAGRPLLAGGETGARIAALLDARSPSYRRADRTVATGGRSPDEVAAAVVSLARDLAGW